A window of Novosphingobium terrae contains these coding sequences:
- a CDS encoding alpha-L-fucosidase, with product MFDRRGLMGSAAAAATALVASHAGAAGAMRKVQPSWASLAASWRMPDWFRDAKFGIWAHWGAQAVPEFGDWYGRLMYVQGDPFYEHHLKHYGHPTRAGFMEIENLWKAQAWEPETLIDLYKKAGARYFMALACHHDNLDTFDSAHHAWNTLRVGPRRDIVGGWEKAARGAGLRFGVSNHASHSWHWWQTAYGYDAEGPMQGQRYDAWHLRKEHGAGTWWEGLDPQELYNGPWYAAPDGLTSIKAMNDWHTAHDGVWSEAVPPGSRGAAYAAKWLARQQDLVAKYRPDLVYFDDYNLPLGQAGIAAAADYYNRAISWHGSPDVVLTGKQLTPFQRQGITEDVERGFADAIRPQPWQTDTCIGSWFYDRPLAERKGYKSAKQVLQRLCDVVAKNGCLLLSVPLRANGTHDEQEMGILADLGRWFAVNGAGIYGTRPWRVFGEGPNVPPKGMQSEAEMKPYTAQDIRITASGGGLNLFLLDWPEGEARIACLGRRASGGVIEHVTLNGGGPLRFVQDEDGLRLTLPAGGNGLPVPGLRIEGRGLV from the coding sequence ATGTTCGACCGCCGCGGATTGATGGGCTCGGCCGCTGCCGCCGCGACCGCGCTGGTGGCCTCGCATGCCGGGGCTGCCGGTGCCATGCGCAAGGTGCAGCCCAGCTGGGCCTCTCTGGCCGCCTCATGGCGCATGCCGGACTGGTTCCGCGATGCCAAATTCGGCATCTGGGCGCATTGGGGCGCTCAGGCCGTGCCCGAATTCGGCGACTGGTACGGGCGCCTGATGTATGTGCAGGGCGATCCTTTCTACGAACATCACCTCAAGCATTACGGCCATCCCACGCGCGCCGGCTTTATGGAGATCGAGAATCTCTGGAAGGCGCAGGCCTGGGAGCCCGAGACGCTGATCGATCTCTACAAGAAGGCGGGCGCGCGCTATTTCATGGCGCTGGCCTGCCATCACGACAATCTCGACACCTTCGACAGCGCGCATCACGCGTGGAACACGCTGCGTGTCGGCCCCCGCCGCGATATTGTCGGCGGCTGGGAGAAGGCCGCGCGCGGTGCGGGTTTGCGGTTTGGCGTCTCCAACCACGCCTCGCACAGCTGGCACTGGTGGCAGACCGCCTATGGCTATGATGCCGAGGGCCCCATGCAGGGCCAGCGCTATGACGCCTGGCATCTGCGCAAGGAGCATGGTGCGGGCACATGGTGGGAAGGCCTCGACCCGCAGGAGCTGTACAACGGCCCATGGTATGCCGCGCCCGATGGCCTCACCTCGATCAAGGCGATGAATGACTGGCACACCGCGCATGATGGCGTGTGGAGCGAAGCTGTGCCGCCAGGGTCGCGCGGGGCGGCCTATGCCGCGAAATGGCTGGCGCGGCAGCAGGATCTGGTGGCCAAATACCGGCCCGATCTCGTCTATTTTGACGATTACAACCTGCCGCTGGGGCAGGCGGGAATCGCCGCTGCCGCCGACTATTACAACCGCGCTATCAGCTGGCATGGCTCGCCCGATGTGGTGCTGACCGGCAAGCAGCTCACGCCGTTCCAGCGGCAGGGCATTACTGAGGATGTGGAGCGCGGCTTTGCCGATGCCATCCGCCCCCAGCCTTGGCAGACCGACACCTGCATCGGCAGCTGGTTCTACGACCGCCCGCTGGCCGAGCGCAAAGGTTATAAAAGCGCCAAGCAGGTGCTGCAGCGTCTGTGCGATGTGGTGGCCAAGAACGGCTGTCTGCTGCTCTCCGTGCCGCTGCGGGCCAATGGCACGCATGACGAGCAGGAGATGGGCATTCTCGCCGATCTCGGGCGCTGGTTCGCGGTCAATGGCGCGGGCATTTATGGCACGCGGCCATGGCGTGTGTTCGGCGAGGGCCCCAATGTGCCGCCCAAGGGCATGCAGAGCGAGGCGGAGATGAAGCCCTACACCGCTCAGGATATCCGCATCACGGCGAGCGGCGGCGGGCTGAACCTCTTCCTGCTGGACTGGCCCGAGGGTGAGGCACGCATCGCCTGCCTCGGTCGCCGTGCGAGCGGCGGTGTGATCGAGCATGTGACGCTGAACGGCGGCGGCCCGCTGCGCTTTGTGCAGGACGAGGATGGACTGCGCCTGACCCTGCCTGCGGGCGGGAACGGCCTGCCGGTGCCGGGCCTGCGGATCGAGGGGCGTGGGCTGGTCTGA
- a CDS encoding SRPBCC domain-containing protein, whose amino-acid sequence MALNESNTTGVTVERVSDCELVVTRKVKGPSRLVFKAWADPALFPKWWAPASFCVTIISYEADVRTGGTYRLVMGHASSDQPMAFFGRYIEVVPGARIVWTNDEGDEEGAVTTVTFEDQDGETLVVVRDLYPSKEALDEAIASGSTGGWGEQLEQLEKLVQDSGSGVAES is encoded by the coding sequence ATGGCACTGAATGAGAGCAACACCACCGGCGTGACGGTGGAGCGGGTGTCTGACTGCGAGCTGGTCGTGACGCGCAAGGTCAAGGGGCCATCGCGGCTGGTCTTCAAGGCCTGGGCCGATCCGGCGCTGTTCCCGAAATGGTGGGCCCCGGCGTCCTTTTGCGTGACCATCATCTCCTATGAGGCCGATGTCCGCACCGGCGGCACCTATCGCCTGGTGATGGGGCATGCCTCATCGGATCAACCCATGGCGTTCTTTGGCCGCTATATTGAGGTCGTTCCCGGCGCCCGTATCGTGTGGACCAATGATGAAGGGGATGAAGAGGGCGCTGTCACCACCGTCACCTTTGAAGATCAGGATGGTGAGACGCTGGTTGTCGTGCGTGATCTCTATCCCTCGAAAGAAGCGCTCGATGAGGCGATTGCTTCGGGCAGCACCGGCGGTTGGGGAGAGCAACTCGAACAGTTGGAAAAGCTTGTGCAGGACTCGGGATCAGGCGTGGCAGAGTCGTAA
- a CDS encoding helix-turn-helix domain-containing protein yields the protein MQQVSGEGTSGGSASPVRLTPTQMKVMQGVRSGLLNKQIAFDLGIAEKTVKAHMTLLMRKLNVRNRTQVALAAQSFLKTVA from the coding sequence ATGCAGCAAGTGAGCGGTGAGGGCACAAGTGGCGGCTCCGCGTCTCCTGTCCGGTTGACGCCCACGCAGATGAAGGTGATGCAGGGGGTGCGGTCCGGGCTGCTGAACAAGCAGATCGCTTTCGATCTGGGAATCGCCGAAAAGACCGTGAAGGCGCATATGACCTTGCTGATGCGCAAGCTGAATGTGCGTAATCGCACGCAGGTTGCGCTGGCTGCCCAGAGCTTTTTGAAGACTGTGGCCTGA
- a CDS encoding ArsR/SmtB family transcription factor: MVQYSATHLDASFAALSDATRRGILERLGQADASISTLAEGFQMTLTGMKKHVSVLEQAGLVMTEKVGRVRMCKLGRYTLEAEAAWMQQQRALWEARFSALDRLVEDLQRKEA, translated from the coding sequence ATGGTTCAGTATAGCGCCACTCACCTCGATGCCTCCTTTGCCGCCCTTTCGGACGCGACAAGGCGTGGCATTCTCGAACGACTCGGGCAGGCAGACGCCTCGATTTCCACCCTTGCCGAGGGGTTTCAGATGACCCTCACCGGCATGAAAAAGCACGTCAGCGTGCTGGAGCAGGCGGGTCTTGTCATGACCGAGAAGGTCGGGCGGGTGCGTATGTGCAAGCTGGGCCGCTACACGCTGGAGGCCGAGGCGGCGTGGATGCAGCAGCAGCGGGCGCTGTGGGAGGCCCGTTTCTCGGCACTGGACAGGCTGGTCGAAGACTTACAGCGCAAGGAGGCATAG